A section of the Saccopteryx leptura isolate mSacLep1 chromosome 4, mSacLep1_pri_phased_curated, whole genome shotgun sequence genome encodes:
- the FOXJ1 gene encoding forkhead box protein J1, translating into MAESWLRLSGSGAAEATGQEGSLEEPHSLDDSLTSLQWLQEFSILNAKAPSLPPGGTDPHSYHQVPGSAAPGSPLAADPACLGQPHTPGKPTSSCTSRSSPSGLQAPPPDDVDYATNPNVKPPYSYATLICMAMQASKATKITLSAIYKWITDNFCYFRHADPTWQNSIRHNLSLNKCFIKVPREKDEPGKGGFWRIDPQYAERLLSGAFKKRRLTPVHIHPAFVHQAAQKPSTTPWAGPLTVNTEAQQLLQEFEEATGEVGWGAGEGRLGHKRKQPLPKRVAKVLRPPSSLLLTQEEQGELEPLKGNFDWEAIFDAGALGGELGTLEALELSPPLSPASHGDVDLTVHGHHVDCPATWGPSVGQAADSLDFDETFLATSFLQHPWDESGSSCLPPEPLFEAGDATLAADLQDWASVGTFL; encoded by the exons ATGGCGGAGAGCTGGCTACGCCTCTCGGGATCAGGGGCGGCAGAGGCGACGGGGCAGGAGGGCAGTCTGGAGGAGCCCCACTCCCTGGATGACAGCCTGACCAGCCTGCAGTGGCTGCAGGAATTCTCCATTCTCAACGCCaaggccccctccctgcccccgggGGGCACCGACCCGCACAGCTACCACCAGGTGCCAGGGTCAGCCGCGCCAGGGTCCCCCCTGGCGGCGGACCCCGCCTGCCTGGGGCAGCCCCAcacaccaggcaagcccacctcATCGTGCACATCGCGGAGCTCGCCCTCAGGGCTACAGGCTCCGCCCCCCGACGACGTGGACTATGCCACCAACCCGAATGTGAAGCCACCCTACTCGTATGCCACGCTCATCTGCATGGCCATGCAGGCCAGCAAGGCCACCAAGATAACCCTGTCGGCCATCTACAAATGGATCACGGACAACTTTTGCTACTTCCGCCATGCTGATCCCACCTGGCAG AATTCCATCCGCCACAACCTGTCCCTGAACAAATGCTTCATCAAAGTGCCTCGGGAGAAGGATGAGCCTGGCAAGGGGGGCTTCTGGCGCATCGACCCCCAGTATGCAGAGCGCCTGCTGAGCGGGGCCTTCAAGAAGCGGCGGCTGACCCCGGTCCACATCCACCCGGCCTTTGTCCACCAGGCTGCACAGAAGCCCAGCACCACCCCATGGGCTGGGCCACTGACCGTGAATACCGAGGCCCAGCAGCTGCTGCAGGAGTTTGAGGAGGCCACTGGGGAGGTGGGCTGGGGTGCAGGCGAGGGCAGGCTTGGGCATAAGCGCAAACAGCCACTGCCCAAGAGGGTGGCCAAGGTCCTGAGGCCTCCCAGCTCCCTGCTGCTGACCCAGGAAGAGCAGGGTGAGCTGGAACCCCTCAAAGGCAACTTTGACTGGGAGGCAATCTTCGATGCCGGCGCTCTGGGTGGGGAGCTGGGCACTCTGGAGGCCCTGGAGCTGAGCCCGCCATTGAGCCCTGCCTCGCACGGGGACGTGGACCTCACTGTCCACGGCCACCACGTTGACTGCCCTGCTACCTGGGGGCCTTCAGTGGGGCAGGCTGCTGACAGCCTGGACTTTGATGAGACCTTCCTGGCCACATCCTTCCTGCAGCACCCCTGGGATGAGAGCGGCAGTAGCTGCCTGCCCCCAGAGCCCCTCTTTGAGGCTGGTGATGCCACTCTGGCTGCTGACCTGCAAGACTGGGCCAGTGTGGGCACCTTCTTGTAA